A region of Jonquetella anthropi DSM 22815 DNA encodes the following proteins:
- a CDS encoding YeeE/YedE family protein, whose amino-acid sequence MLSGLLMGFGFGFLLKRSRICMAGGLRDVYLEKRLTGLWVMLLMIFVHSVIYFWLVERGLVPAPEFKDFPLVATVIGGLFFGFGAVMCNGCITMSLVKTGDGRLAGVMSLLSFMLFATSSKQGFLSPLVKQIQSVANVPNNFVTSLPFNPLYFSAVCLAVVVIFAIIDKKKEAVGFALPPSRTGLNHLFFERIWDRRFTAALIGVLAGFSFYFSFLTGRNGGWGITTPIVSWVNAFSFGTYKLSWASYFVLGIIIGSFVCAAGSCEFSFKGTDGPTLVRSFIGGAFMAFGAVLGQGCLVGHGITGTARLSVQAWVGLLSIVGGLWLGAWVYYARQLSAKK is encoded by the coding sequence ATGTTAAGCGGTTTATTGATGGGGTTCGGGTTCGGATTCCTGCTCAAAAGGAGCCGAATCTGCATGGCCGGCGGGCTTCGGGACGTGTACCTTGAAAAGCGTCTGACCGGATTGTGGGTCATGCTTTTGATGATTTTCGTTCACAGCGTTATCTACTTCTGGCTGGTTGAGCGCGGGCTCGTTCCGGCGCCGGAGTTTAAGGACTTTCCGTTAGTCGCCACGGTCATCGGCGGACTGTTCTTCGGGTTCGGCGCGGTCATGTGCAACGGGTGCATTACCATGTCGCTGGTGAAGACTGGCGACGGCCGACTCGCCGGCGTCATGTCACTGCTCTCGTTCATGCTGTTCGCCACGTCGTCCAAGCAGGGATTCCTGTCCCCGTTAGTCAAGCAGATCCAGTCTGTGGCAAACGTGCCGAACAATTTCGTCACGTCGCTCCCGTTCAACCCGCTGTACTTTTCAGCCGTCTGTCTCGCGGTCGTCGTCATCTTCGCGATCATTGACAAGAAAAAAGAGGCGGTCGGATTCGCCCTTCCGCCTTCCCGGACCGGGCTTAATCACCTGTTCTTCGAGCGGATCTGGGACCGCCGGTTCACCGCGGCGCTCATCGGCGTTCTGGCCGGCTTCAGTTTCTACTTCAGCTTTCTCACCGGGCGCAACGGCGGCTGGGGAATCACGACGCCGATCGTCTCATGGGTCAACGCCTTCTCGTTCGGCACGTACAAACTGAGCTGGGCGAGCTACTTCGTCCTTGGCATCATCATTGGTTCTTTTGTCTGCGCCGCGGGAAGCTGCGAGTTCAGTTTCAAGGGGACCGACGGCCCAACCCTCGTCCGCTCGTTTATCGGCGGCGCGTTCATGGCTTTCGGCGCCGTCCTCGGACAGGGCTGCCTCGTCGGCCACGGGATCACCGGGACCGCCCGGCTTTCCGTTCAGGCGTGGGTTGGCCTGCTCTCCATCGTCGGCGGGCTGTGGCTGGGAGCTTGGGTGTACTACGCCAGGCAGCTTTCAGCAAAAAAATAA
- a CDS encoding adenosylcobalamin-dependent ribonucleoside-diphosphate reductase, with the protein MHVFLKNRFRSDIDVGLLENPLSPRGSENARWLLAQRYCLDRWDDELKACRPERGIEEVARRVSRVLAASETAYAPESEIGWIRTLEKNLFSDILNFQFLFNSPCLYGCGAGLTVQPQWSRIIYCSPDELSWEDYRRLAEGRTANQQLFACFVVSVPDSIEGIFDAVKDAAIISKYGGGVGANFGHLRESGAPIKGGTGGKASGPVSFMETWNTMGSVVVQGGRRRAALMGMLPDNHPDIERFMDAKTEDGRLPYFNISVCVSDRLVNAAREGGDFPLVSRVDGKTAATVPAAQLWDKLCSNAWRRGDPGVFFIDRAGADNLLREDPEFVIESTNPCGEQPLPNYTSCNLGSINLSAFVAPDGSGQLAFDEARFVDQVYRSMVYLDLVIDSCSYPLERIGRRTRQIRPVGLGLMGLADAAIASGLVYGSPEFSGFCDRLASVMAVCALLATVDSVDHLGKEPFAASSAVVKLFAPLRDELGGDLFMSQTMETLDEEGFLRVVGRMKELGLPYTLCNTLQAAPGVLKRLEGGSPEELRRLLGAVLGGRMRNSRRLSIAPTGSISMLLDASAGIEPNFAWSWNRKVMKSDGNGYETRQYFHRLVTDEGKRQLSAGGKLEDPRFVTAYDLSPEGHVEVTGIFARYVDSGISKTVNLPSSATVDDVKAVYERCYDLGCKGITIYRDGSRSEQPIEVSKPAEKAAPAPDGQTPVVKTAHTGRVKQRSTPIVMGKTIKDVTPWGSLFVTLNYDGSEPFEVFASLGKSGSELKSMTEALSRVISIGLRSGGHLEDFISTLRGLSGKEYWTFDCDDSLVVRSIPDALAILLGKLIEQDERPAEGTHTCPECGAPMELVGGCAYCFSCGYSPCK; encoded by the coding sequence ATGCACGTTTTCCTGAAGAATCGATTTCGTTCCGACATCGACGTCGGACTGTTGGAAAATCCCCTGTCACCCCGCGGGTCGGAGAACGCCCGTTGGCTTTTGGCTCAGCGCTACTGCCTTGACCGGTGGGACGACGAACTGAAAGCCTGCCGGCCCGAGCGCGGCATCGAGGAAGTCGCCCGCCGAGTGTCCCGTGTGCTGGCCGCCTCTGAGACTGCTTACGCGCCCGAGTCTGAGATCGGCTGGATACGGACGCTGGAGAAGAATCTGTTCTCCGACATCTTGAACTTTCAGTTCCTGTTCAACTCGCCGTGCCTTTACGGGTGCGGCGCGGGCCTCACGGTCCAGCCCCAGTGGAGCCGAATCATCTACTGTTCACCTGACGAGCTCTCTTGGGAGGACTACCGCCGGTTGGCCGAGGGGAGGACCGCGAACCAGCAGCTTTTCGCCTGCTTCGTGGTGAGCGTGCCGGACAGCATCGAAGGCATATTCGACGCGGTGAAGGACGCGGCCATCATCAGCAAGTACGGCGGCGGCGTGGGGGCGAACTTCGGCCATCTGCGGGAGTCGGGCGCCCCGATCAAGGGCGGCACGGGCGGCAAAGCGTCCGGGCCAGTCTCGTTCATGGAGACGTGGAACACCATGGGCAGCGTGGTCGTCCAAGGAGGACGCCGGCGGGCTGCCCTGATGGGCATGTTGCCGGACAATCACCCGGATATCGAACGGTTCATGGACGCCAAGACCGAGGACGGCCGGCTACCGTACTTCAACATCTCCGTCTGCGTGTCCGACCGGCTGGTGAACGCTGCCAGAGAAGGGGGAGACTTCCCGCTGGTCTCGCGTGTGGACGGCAAGACCGCCGCGACCGTTCCGGCCGCTCAGCTCTGGGACAAGCTGTGCTCAAACGCTTGGCGCCGCGGGGATCCGGGGGTGTTCTTCATCGACCGGGCCGGGGCGGACAACCTGCTGCGCGAGGACCCGGAGTTCGTCATCGAATCAACCAACCCGTGCGGCGAGCAGCCGCTCCCCAACTACACCAGCTGTAACTTAGGGTCCATCAACCTGTCGGCGTTCGTCGCGCCCGACGGGTCGGGACAGCTGGCATTCGACGAGGCCCGGTTCGTCGATCAGGTCTACCGTTCCATGGTCTATCTTGATCTGGTCATCGACTCGTGCTCGTACCCGCTGGAGCGTATCGGCCGGAGAACCCGCCAGATACGGCCCGTCGGGCTGGGTTTGATGGGACTGGCCGACGCTGCCATCGCGTCCGGGCTGGTGTACGGCTCACCCGAATTTTCCGGGTTCTGCGACCGGCTGGCGTCGGTCATGGCAGTCTGCGCGCTTTTGGCCACAGTCGATTCGGTCGACCATCTGGGCAAGGAGCCGTTCGCGGCTTCTTCGGCGGTCGTCAAGCTGTTCGCCCCGCTTCGGGACGAGCTGGGCGGCGATCTGTTTATGTCCCAGACGATGGAGACGCTGGACGAAGAGGGCTTCCTCCGGGTCGTCGGCCGCATGAAGGAATTGGGGCTGCCGTATACGCTGTGCAACACGCTGCAGGCTGCGCCGGGCGTTTTAAAACGGCTGGAAGGCGGCTCGCCGGAAGAGCTTCGGCGGCTTCTGGGCGCCGTCCTCGGCGGGCGCATGAGAAACAGCCGTCGGCTCAGCATCGCCCCGACCGGGTCGATCTCCATGCTGCTAGACGCCTCGGCGGGAATTGAGCCGAACTTCGCCTGGAGCTGGAACCGCAAGGTCATGAAGTCGGACGGCAACGGGTACGAGACTCGGCAGTACTTCCACCGGCTGGTGACTGACGAGGGCAAGCGTCAGCTGTCGGCAGGCGGCAAGCTGGAAGATCCCCGGTTCGTGACGGCCTACGACCTGTCGCCGGAAGGACACGTGGAAGTGACCGGGATTTTCGCCCGGTACGTCGACTCGGGCATCAGCAAGACGGTGAACCTGCCGTCGAGCGCCACAGTGGACGACGTCAAGGCCGTGTACGAGCGGTGCTACGACTTGGGCTGCAAGGGCATTACCATTTATCGGGACGGATCGCGAAGCGAGCAGCCTATCGAGGTCTCGAAACCGGCCGAGAAGGCCGCTCCCGCGCCGGACGGCCAGACGCCGGTTGTCAAAACGGCTCACACCGGCCGGGTCAAGCAGCGGAGTACGCCGATCGTGATGGGCAAGACGATTAAAGACGTGACGCCGTGGGGAAGCCTGTTCGTCACCCTCAACTACGATGGCTCGGAGCCGTTCGAGGTGTTCGCCTCCCTCGGCAAGAGCGGTTCAGAACTCAAGTCCATGACGGAAGCTCTCTCTCGAGTCATCTCCATTGGCCTGCGAAGCGGCGGTCACTTGGAAGACTTCATCTCCACCCTCAGGGGGCTGTCGGGCAAGGAGTACTGGACGTTCGACTGCGACGACAGCTTAGTGGTGCGGTCCATTCCCGACGCGCTGGCGATCCTGTTGGGCAAGCTCATTGAGCAGGACGAGCGGCCCGCTGAGGGAACTCACACCTGCCCGGAGTGCGGCGCGCCGATGGAATTGGTCGGCGGCTGCGCGTACTGCTTCAGCTGCGGCTACAGCCCGTGCAAATAG
- a CDS encoding sulfurtransferase TusA family protein produces the protein MNIKLDTMGKDCPIPLIELKKAVAGSSKGDVIEITFTCPEAVTNLPRYCKEENHEVISFESIGPGAWKMVIKN, from the coding sequence ATGAACATCAAGCTCGATACCATGGGAAAAGACTGCCCCATTCCGTTGATCGAACTGAAAAAGGCGGTTGCCGGCAGCAGCAAAGGAGACGTCATCGAGATCACCTTCACCTGCCCCGAAGCGGTGACAAATCTCCCCAGATACTGCAAGGAAGAAAACCACGAGGTCATCTCGTTCGAGTCCATCGGCCCGGGCGCTTGGAAGATGGTCATCAAGAACTAA
- a CDS encoding peptide ABC transporter substrate-binding protein, whose amino-acid sequence MNGKKVLSLLAGAMLLATAACGADKMVTFNLAVEPRTIDPVLNNAVDGSIVIVNIFEGLVRIGFNDAPEPGCAESWDVSDDGMTWTFHLRDGLKWSDGKPLTSDDFRYGFERLLDSANASPYAYLGYFIKNGEKFFKGQAKVEDLGIETPDDRTVILHLDYQAPLLLDYLSYHVFYPARRDIVSKDPRGWTLNTQPLVCNGPFFVSEWKHNSEMTLQKNPYYWDADNVKIDAVKMVMITDSNTALAAYKSGNVDLINQLPPLMTPQLLASGEAKVAPTLGTSFSVFNTTRKPFDDVRVRKAFALAVDRQVLVDKVTMGGQKPAQAFIPFIIPGVDPAGKDFRAEDPTEYLPIHADVAAAQKLLEEAGYPGGKGFPTVTYVYNGNPTNKAIAEALQAMWKQNLGVTVELSQQEWKVFIDTRVQKNYDIARHAYLVDFFDAASLLDLWISDSFENVVGFNNAEYDALMRDSARQMDRAKRIDDLHKAEKILLENMPVLPLYYYSTPYLLKSRVEGVYLSPRNWVFFRGASVK is encoded by the coding sequence ATGAATGGGAAAAAGGTTTTGTCACTGCTGGCTGGAGCGATGCTCCTTGCGACGGCCGCATGCGGGGCCGACAAGATGGTCACGTTCAACTTGGCCGTCGAGCCGCGCACGATTGACCCGGTGCTCAACAACGCCGTTGACGGGTCAATCGTCATCGTCAACATTTTTGAAGGGCTTGTCCGCATCGGCTTCAACGACGCTCCTGAACCGGGCTGCGCCGAGTCGTGGGACGTGTCTGACGACGGAATGACTTGGACGTTCCATCTGCGCGACGGCCTCAAGTGGTCGGACGGCAAGCCGCTCACTTCCGACGACTTCCGCTACGGCTTTGAGCGCCTGCTGGACAGCGCCAACGCGTCGCCCTACGCCTATTTGGGCTACTTCATCAAGAACGGCGAAAAGTTCTTCAAGGGCCAAGCCAAGGTTGAGGACCTGGGAATCGAAACGCCGGACGACCGCACCGTGATCCTTCACTTGGACTATCAGGCTCCGCTGCTGCTGGACTATCTGTCCTACCACGTGTTCTATCCGGCTCGCCGGGACATCGTCTCCAAGGACCCGAGAGGCTGGACGCTCAACACTCAGCCGCTGGTCTGCAACGGGCCGTTCTTCGTCTCCGAGTGGAAGCACAACAGCGAGATGACGCTTCAGAAGAACCCGTACTACTGGGACGCCGACAACGTCAAAATCGACGCCGTCAAGATGGTCATGATCACCGACAGCAACACGGCCCTTGCCGCGTACAAGTCGGGCAACGTCGACCTGATCAATCAGCTGCCGCCTCTGATGACGCCTCAGCTTCTGGCAAGCGGCGAAGCGAAGGTCGCCCCGACGCTGGGCACCAGCTTCTCCGTCTTCAACACCACGAGAAAGCCCTTTGACGACGTTCGGGTCCGCAAGGCCTTCGCCCTCGCCGTCGACCGTCAGGTTCTGGTTGACAAGGTCACCATGGGCGGACAGAAGCCGGCTCAGGCTTTTATCCCGTTCATCATCCCGGGCGTTGATCCGGCCGGCAAGGACTTCCGCGCCGAAGATCCCACCGAGTACCTGCCCATCCATGCCGACGTAGCCGCAGCTCAGAAACTGCTGGAAGAAGCCGGCTACCCGGGCGGCAAAGGCTTCCCCACCGTGACCTACGTCTACAACGGCAACCCGACCAACAAGGCGATCGCCGAAGCGCTCCAGGCCATGTGGAAGCAGAACCTGGGCGTCACCGTCGAGCTGTCCCAGCAGGAGTGGAAGGTGTTCATCGACACCCGGGTCCAGAAGAACTACGACATCGCCCGTCACGCTTACCTGGTCGACTTCTTCGACGCGGCTAGCCTGCTTGACCTGTGGATCTCCGACTCGTTCGAGAACGTCGTCGGCTTCAACAACGCCGAATATGACGCGCTGATGCGCGACTCGGCCCGCCAGATGGACCGGGCAAAACGCATCGACGACTTGCACAAGGCTGAGAAGATCCTGCTGGAGAACATGCCCGTTCTTCCCCTGTACTACTACTCCACGCCGTACCTGCTGAAAAGCCGGGTTGAAGGCGTCTACCTGTCGCCCCGCAACTGGGTATTCTTCCGCGGCGCCTCCGTCAAGTAA
- a CDS encoding A/G-specific adenine glycosylase, producing the protein MTLEESIDWAGASRALAEWYRENGRHLPWRLTADPYAVWVSETMLQQTQVSRVVPLYLAWLSAFPNCRSLAEADESAVLSLWRGLGYYSRARNMLASARLIVSAGYDGPPNDQAFLAGLPGFGPYTAAAVRALAYDEPTAALDGNLRRVSSRLTDLDKDPALSEGNKVCQRAVESLMKFQSPRLLTNALMDLGSGPCAPRPRCLLCPLEPYCLARKRGTTALRPVRRAARPIRRRFGAALLFSTQTKLAVRQRPKGGLWSEFWEIPWEVGSDGEDSGVTARRLAASLGEESFPEPLTPSVTMRFTSWQVETKLFRAASQPTGTELLPVDDALSLPMPLGILRLLREALQSGLIR; encoded by the coding sequence ATGACGCTGGAAGAATCAATTGACTGGGCTGGCGCGAGCCGTGCCTTGGCCGAATGGTACAGAGAAAACGGCCGGCATTTGCCCTGGCGGCTCACCGCCGACCCGTACGCAGTTTGGGTGTCCGAGACGATGCTCCAGCAGACCCAAGTGAGCCGCGTCGTCCCGCTCTATTTGGCTTGGCTCAGCGCCTTCCCGAACTGCCGAAGTCTGGCTGAGGCTGACGAGAGCGCTGTCCTGTCGCTGTGGCGCGGGCTTGGATACTACAGCCGAGCCAGAAACATGCTGGCGTCGGCCCGACTGATCGTCAGCGCCGGGTACGACGGGCCGCCCAACGACCAAGCGTTCCTCGCCGGGCTTCCCGGTTTTGGGCCTTATACCGCCGCCGCCGTCCGAGCTTTGGCGTACGACGAACCGACGGCCGCTCTGGACGGCAACCTGCGGCGGGTCTCCAGCAGGCTGACCGACTTAGACAAAGACCCCGCCTTGTCAGAGGGGAACAAAGTCTGCCAACGGGCGGTCGAGTCCCTCATGAAGTTTCAGTCGCCCCGACTGCTCACCAATGCCCTGATGGATCTCGGGAGCGGCCCCTGCGCGCCTCGCCCGCGGTGTCTTCTCTGCCCGTTGGAGCCGTACTGTCTGGCGCGAAAGCGCGGGACGACGGCCCTTCGGCCCGTCCGCCGAGCCGCTCGTCCGATCAGGCGCCGGTTCGGCGCCGCGTTGCTTTTCTCGACTCAGACCAAGCTGGCCGTCCGACAGCGTCCCAAGGGCGGCCTGTGGAGCGAGTTCTGGGAGATCCCGTGGGAGGTCGGCAGCGATGGCGAGGACTCGGGCGTGACGGCCCGCCGTCTGGCCGCGAGCTTGGGCGAAGAGTCGTTCCCCGAGCCACTGACGCCCTCCGTGACGATGAGATTCACCTCGTGGCAGGTGGAGACGAAGCTGTTCCGCGCGGCCAGCCAGCCTACCGGCACAGAGCTTCTTCCAGTTGACGACGCCCTGAGCCTGCCGATGCCGCTGGGCATTCTGCGCCTTCTGCGCGAAGCGCTCCAATCCGGCCTGATTCGCTGA
- a CDS encoding DNA-deoxyinosine glycosylase produces MVHPLAPVWDERSRVLVLGSFPSPKSREAGFYYAHPRNRFWPLLCRLLGCPTPPDTAGRKALCLSVGLALWDVVGSCTIIGASDSTIEDVRANDLSPLLSGAPIRKIFTTGAAAARLYRQFIEPISGRPAESLPSTSPANAAWTFPRLLEAYRPLADALQTADSDDKEDDKESEAFPA; encoded by the coding sequence CTGGTTCACCCTCTGGCGCCGGTCTGGGACGAGAGAAGCCGCGTCCTCGTGCTCGGCTCGTTCCCGTCGCCGAAGTCGCGGGAAGCCGGGTTCTACTACGCCCACCCGCGCAACAGGTTTTGGCCCCTCCTGTGCCGGCTTCTCGGCTGTCCGACGCCGCCCGATACGGCTGGAAGAAAGGCCCTGTGCCTGTCCGTCGGCCTTGCCCTCTGGGATGTCGTTGGCTCCTGCACGATCATCGGCGCGAGCGACAGCACGATTGAGGACGTGCGGGCCAATGACCTGTCCCCGCTGCTGAGCGGCGCGCCGATTCGAAAGATCTTCACCACCGGAGCGGCTGCCGCGCGGCTGTACCGCCAGTTCATCGAGCCGATTTCCGGACGGCCGGCAGAAAGTTTGCCGTCGACGAGCCCAGCCAACGCGGCGTGGACCTTTCCCCGGCTGCTTGAGGCCTACCGGCCTCTGGCCGACGCTCTTCAAACCGCTGACAGCGACGACAAAGAAGACGACAAAGAAAGCGAGGCATTCCCCGCATGA
- a CDS encoding peroxiredoxin: protein MMIEIGSPLPPFSLPDQTGTSVSGVALAGHWAVLYFYPKDMTPGCTTEAEEFSELLPQFEALGVLLWGISPDSPETHAQFQEKRNLTVNLLSDSSHEFMERVGSWGEKVLYGKRSVGVKRSTVIVAPDGTVAWVWKAARAKGHAVKVLEKIRELTDAG from the coding sequence ATGATGATTGAGATCGGAAGTCCGCTGCCGCCTTTTTCCCTGCCGGACCAGACCGGGACATCGGTAAGTGGGGTGGCTCTGGCCGGGCACTGGGCTGTCCTTTACTTCTACCCGAAGGACATGACGCCGGGCTGCACGACCGAAGCGGAGGAGTTCTCCGAGCTTCTTCCCCAGTTTGAGGCGTTGGGCGTTCTCCTGTGGGGGATCAGCCCGGACAGCCCGGAGACTCACGCCCAGTTTCAGGAGAAACGGAACCTGACCGTGAACCTGCTGAGCGACTCGTCTCACGAGTTCATGGAGCGGGTAGGCTCGTGGGGCGAAAAAGTCCTGTATGGCAAGCGGTCGGTCGGCGTCAAGCGCAGCACGGTCATCGTCGCTCCTGACGGAACCGTCGCGTGGGTCTGGAAAGCGGCAAGAGCCAAAGGGCACGCCGTCAAGGTGCTCGAAAAAATTCGCGAGCTGACAGACGCCGGTTAA
- a CDS encoding Hsp20/alpha crystallin family protein, whose amino-acid sequence MTPMIRRKNVPYVTPWDLLDHEFQNLFDGFLRQEEQTAAMDFYRQGDSFVAEIELPGFEPKDVDLRVYRDHFDVTAKRQSCQESNDRQHFVKERTATSFSRSVRFPEPVDPDRVTASFQSGLLKIAAPVAAAQQARVISLCDPEEQKTEPKA is encoded by the coding sequence ATGACACCAATGATTAGAAGAAAGAATGTTCCGTACGTTACCCCGTGGGATTTGCTGGATCACGAATTTCAGAACCTGTTCGACGGCTTTCTCAGGCAGGAGGAACAAACGGCGGCCATGGACTTTTACCGTCAAGGCGACTCGTTTGTCGCCGAGATAGAGCTCCCCGGCTTCGAGCCCAAGGACGTGGACCTGCGGGTGTACAGGGATCACTTTGACGTGACGGCCAAGCGCCAGTCGTGCCAAGAGTCGAATGATCGGCAGCACTTCGTCAAGGAACGGACCGCGACGAGCTTCAGCCGGTCGGTCAGGTTCCCCGAGCCGGTCGACCCGGACCGCGTGACCGCGTCGTTCCAGAGCGGCCTGTTGAAGATTGCGGCTCCAGTCGCCGCGGCACAGCAGGCGCGAGTCATCAGCCTCTGCGACCCGGAAGAGCAAAAAACTGAACCGAAGGCGTAA
- a CDS encoding cation transporter, whose protein sequence is MGKRVYDVPDMHCEHCKKKIAAALKAAGAGFFGCKVSLEERTVTVSKDEIDVPKVLADTGYTATLRQA, encoded by the coding sequence ATGGGGAAAAGGGTGTACGACGTTCCTGACATGCACTGCGAACACTGCAAGAAAAAAATCGCCGCGGCGCTCAAGGCTGCCGGGGCCGGATTTTTCGGCTGCAAGGTGAGCTTGGAAGAGAGAACCGTGACGGTGAGCAAAGACGAAATCGACGTCCCTAAAGTGCTCGCCGACACGGGCTACACGGCGACCCTTCGGCAGGCATGA
- a CDS encoding CCA tRNA nucleotidyltransferase → MISLPSSARKVMDALERNGFSVFLVGGYLRDTLMGRKPGDIDLATDAKPKDVTALFGAKYTLETGVKHGSVTVMSDGLPIEVTTFRSEGAYADKRHPNSVSFLTNVTEDLRRRDFTVNAMAWNPEHGLIDPVGGREDLQRRRIRCVGNPDERFAEDGLRILRALRFASQLNFSIDPRADEALNRFTSSLENVSVPRVWHELSLFFQGVRPGRLFASHLPVFAAVIPELAFLCDNSPLSFQAATDAARWLDAVPQDLPLRLAALFSAVAPDQQEAAFLAKSVLEDRLQTDRNTRRAVQSLLKYPAIALKTPDEARALLKAVGRETALDWLGLVLPILSQQEGEGTSRILSAVLECNLPLDVSQLAVKGSDLIDLGCLPGPLIGEILSTLLDEVFAGRLPNERPALLRRAVLMLERTSAIQSGTSSSTSCSQGNSSV, encoded by the coding sequence ATGATCTCCCTTCCCTCAAGCGCCCGCAAGGTGATGGACGCGCTGGAAAGAAACGGCTTCTCGGTTTTTCTGGTCGGCGGATACCTGCGCGACACTCTGATGGGCCGTAAGCCCGGCGATATCGACCTAGCCACCGACGCCAAACCGAAGGACGTCACTGCGCTGTTCGGCGCGAAGTACACCTTGGAAACCGGCGTCAAGCACGGCTCCGTGACGGTCATGTCCGACGGCCTGCCTATCGAGGTCACCACGTTTCGATCCGAGGGCGCGTACGCCGACAAACGCCACCCGAACAGCGTCAGTTTCCTGACGAACGTCACCGAGGACCTTCGTCGCCGGGACTTCACGGTCAACGCCATGGCATGGAACCCGGAACACGGGCTGATTGACCCGGTCGGCGGCAGGGAAGACCTTCAGCGCCGCAGGATCCGCTGCGTCGGCAACCCGGACGAGCGTTTCGCCGAGGACGGGCTGCGAATTTTGCGGGCGCTGCGCTTCGCCTCTCAGCTGAACTTTTCGATCGACCCGAGGGCCGATGAGGCGCTGAACCGATTCACCTCAAGCCTCGAAAACGTTTCGGTTCCCCGGGTATGGCACGAGCTTTCGCTGTTCTTTCAGGGCGTCCGGCCGGGAAGGCTGTTCGCCTCCCACCTGCCGGTGTTCGCCGCGGTCATCCCCGAGCTGGCGTTCCTCTGCGACAACTCCCCGCTGTCGTTTCAAGCGGCGACTGACGCGGCCCGCTGGCTTGACGCGGTGCCTCAGGACCTGCCCCTCCGTCTGGCCGCGCTCTTTTCTGCCGTCGCTCCGGACCAACAGGAGGCGGCTTTTCTGGCAAAAAGCGTCTTAGAAGACCGGCTCCAAACCGATCGAAACACCCGCCGGGCCGTTCAAAGCCTGCTCAAGTATCCCGCCATCGCGCTGAAAACCCCCGACGAGGCCAGAGCCCTGCTCAAGGCTGTGGGAAGGGAAACCGCCCTCGATTGGCTTGGGCTCGTCCTGCCTATTCTCTCCCAACAGGAGGGCGAGGGGACCAGTCGGATTCTGAGCGCAGTTCTGGAATGCAATCTCCCGTTGGACGTTTCCCAGCTGGCGGTGAAGGGAAGCGACCTCATCGACTTAGGGTGCCTTCCCGGACCTCTGATCGGGGAAATCCTCTCCACCCTGCTGGACGAGGTCTTCGCCGGACGGCTGCCCAACGAACGGCCTGCCCTGCTTCGCCGGGCCGTCCTGATGTTGGAGCGAACTTCAGCAATTCAAAGCGGCACTTCTTCATCAACAAGTTGCAGTCAAGGGAATTCATCAGTA